A stretch of the Fusobacterium varium genome encodes the following:
- the dosC gene encoding diguanylate cyclase DosC yields the protein MQKIFIKYLSLVMAAAIISMITVSYILQNHNAQNRMKENSILKLNQIALTIENNKKSLTELNEMLDNDYITKAKTFAYIIEKNPKILQNLKELQNIKELLSVDELHVINKDGILEYSTMVSYIGLNFKSTKQTEEFLKLLDNSSIAFAQEIQPNGIEKKLFKYVGVGRKDAPGFVQVGISPKRQLEAMKQNELQYIFAHLPVEIESSLFAVDAKTNVIVAHSEEKYLGNTMFNLGFPVDYTRTLEKGCFFTIEGNIKKYYFIKQYDNLLLGIGQKESALYRERFKQISIVIIFFTFIFFIVIFMINLLLKTQIINGINKIIFSLEKITAGNLNTKVNVEGNREFKKLSSEINKMVNRILEANTKVINILNSVDFPIGVFEYKKNFSNELFMTEKLPSILSLSKEEIQNFNSDKRIFLKKINSLMEKPCEGNHIYLIDSNPEKWVRINIILNSDSIFGIVSDVTEEMLDKRKIQYERDHDPLTKLMNHKCFSEIVKNIIKNKSLTMAAMLMIDLDNFKDINDTYGHDYGDIYLKETAYFLSKLCEKKGIVARRSGDEFCIFLYKISNKNEVKKILENFYIYLRKNKVYFPDGSSGIISMSIGLSWYNENSTFESMLSEADEALYISKKDNKGYFEEKK from the coding sequence ATGCAAAAAATTTTTATAAAATATTTATCATTAGTTATGGCTGCAGCTATAATTTCTATGATAACTGTAAGTTATATTCTGCAAAATCACAATGCACAAAATAGAATGAAAGAAAATTCGATTTTAAAATTAAATCAAATAGCTCTTACCATAGAAAATAATAAAAAATCATTAACAGAATTAAATGAAATGTTAGATAATGATTATATCACTAAGGCAAAAACATTTGCTTACATAATAGAAAAAAATCCTAAAATTTTACAAAATTTAAAAGAATTACAAAATATTAAGGAGCTACTTTCTGTTGATGAATTACATGTTATTAATAAGGATGGAATCTTAGAATACAGTACTATGGTTTCTTATATCGGTTTGAATTTTAAAAGTACAAAACAAACAGAAGAATTTTTAAAACTTCTAGATAATTCATCTATTGCTTTTGCACAAGAAATACAACCTAATGGAATTGAAAAAAAACTTTTTAAATATGTTGGAGTAGGAAGAAAAGATGCCCCTGGTTTTGTTCAGGTTGGTATTTCTCCCAAACGTCAATTAGAAGCAATGAAACAAAACGAGCTTCAATATATATTTGCTCATCTTCCAGTTGAAATAGAAAGTTCTCTATTTGCAGTTGATGCAAAAACTAATGTAATTGTTGCTCACTCAGAAGAAAAATACCTAGGAAATACTATGTTTAATCTTGGATTTCCTGTCGATTATACTAGAACATTAGAAAAAGGATGTTTTTTTACAATAGAAGGAAATATAAAAAAATATTATTTTATAAAACAATATGATAATCTTCTGCTTGGAATTGGACAAAAAGAAAGTGCTCTTTATCGTGAACGTTTTAAGCAAATTTCTATTGTTATTATATTCTTTACTTTTATTTTCTTTATAGTAATATTTATGATTAATCTTTTACTTAAAACCCAAATTATAAATGGTATTAACAAAATTATCTTTTCTCTTGAAAAAATAACAGCTGGAAATCTCAATACTAAAGTTAATGTTGAAGGAAATAGAGAATTTAAAAAATTAAGTTCTGAAATAAATAAAATGGTAAATAGAATCTTAGAAGCTAATACTAAGGTTATTAACATTTTAAACTCTGTTGATTTTCCTATTGGAGTTTTTGAATATAAAAAAAATTTCTCTAATGAACTTTTTATGACTGAAAAGCTTCCAAGTATTCTTTCCCTTTCAAAAGAGGAGATACAAAATTTTAATTCTGATAAAAGAATTTTTTTGAAAAAAATAAATTCATTAATGGAAAAACCTTGTGAAGGAAATCATATTTATTTAATTGATTCAAATCCTGAAAAATGGGTAAGAATAAATATAATTCTCAATTCTGACAGTATATTTGGAATTGTTTCTGATGTTACAGAAGAAATGCTTGATAAAAGAAAAATACAGTATGAAAGAGATCATGATCCACTTACAAAATTAATGAATCATAAATGTTTTTCTGAGATAGTAAAAAATATAATTAAAAATAAGTCATTAACAATGGCTGCTATGTTAATGATAGATTTAGACAATTTTAAAGATATCAATGACACTTATGGACATGACTATGGTGATATATATTTAAAGGAAACTGCATATTTTTTATCAAAGCTTTGTGAAAAAAAAGGAATTGTGGCCAGACGTTCAGGAGATGAATTCTGTATATTTCTCTATAAAATTTCTAATAAAAATGAAGTTAAAAAAATACTTGAAAATTTTTATATTTATCTCAGAAAGAATAAAGTTTATTTTCCTGATGGCAGCAGCGGAATTATCTCTATGTCAATAGGTCTTTCTTGGTATAATGAAAATTCTACTTTTGAAAGTATGTTAAGTGAAGCTGATGAAGCTTTATATATTTCTAAAAAAGATAATAAAGGTTATTTTGAAGAAAAAAAATAA
- a CDS encoding flavocytochrome c yields MGKKSFFGSMFSLFLILSFTIFSAEAVFKPGKYLGSSEGYGGPVKVEVTTSKDKIESVVIVEHKESKGISDHAIESLPKEIVANQSIAVDYVAGASKSSKAIIEATKEALKFSGVSIAAISKPVAKKALENVILDKEAEVIVVGAGGAGLAAGVSAYENGAKSVIILEKMPIIGGNTVRAGGAYNAVNPKKQKAQGIEDSIDKHFTQTYEGGNKVANQKLVKTLVENAMDGVDWLEGLGMKWNEKIGSVVGSMWPRTNQATDPLGTGYINTLEKAFLQHGGKIYTNTKVTGIINKNGRVTGVTAVGADGKEVEFVGKKGIILASGGYAANSEMVREFLSDGVYTKDKLPAGIENTNHPGATGEVIKMALDAGADVIDMKHIQLLPMPADRFGPTINVENVIFVNKDGNRYVREDGRRDEISLATFAQKDGQYYMINDSKIIPSDRKTTSAEDLDELIRKNTVVEAATLEELAKKINVPADALIATVKKFNESVDKKSDEFGRDIWENKIDKGPFYATLRFPALHHTMGGVKINENAEVIGKDGKVVPGLFAAGEVTGGIHGANRLGGNAIADIIVFGRIAGKNAANAK; encoded by the coding sequence ATGGGGAAAAAAAGTTTTTTTGGTTCAATGTTTTCTTTATTTCTGATATTAAGTTTTACAATATTTTCAGCAGAAGCTGTTTTTAAACCTGGAAAGTATTTAGGAAGTTCTGAAGGATATGGAGGGCCTGTAAAAGTGGAAGTAACTACATCAAAAGATAAAATTGAAAGTGTAGTTATTGTAGAGCATAAAGAAAGCAAAGGAATAAGTGATCATGCGATTGAGAGCCTTCCAAAAGAGATTGTAGCTAATCAGAGTATTGCTGTAGACTATGTAGCAGGAGCTTCGAAATCAAGTAAGGCTATAATAGAAGCAACAAAAGAAGCATTAAAATTTTCTGGAGTATCTATAGCTGCTATATCCAAACCAGTAGCAAAAAAAGCTTTAGAAAATGTAATATTGGATAAAGAAGCAGAAGTAATAGTAGTTGGAGCAGGAGGAGCTGGACTTGCTGCTGGAGTATCTGCTTATGAAAATGGTGCTAAATCAGTTATCATACTTGAGAAAATGCCAATAATAGGTGGAAATACTGTTCGTGCTGGGGGAGCTTATAATGCTGTTAATCCTAAAAAACAAAAAGCACAAGGAATAGAAGATTCAATTGATAAACATTTTACTCAAACTTATGAGGGTGGAAATAAAGTTGCTAATCAAAAATTAGTTAAAACTCTTGTAGAAAATGCTATGGACGGAGTAGACTGGCTTGAGGGATTAGGAATGAAATGGAATGAAAAAATAGGTTCAGTTGTAGGTTCAATGTGGCCAAGGACTAATCAGGCAACTGATCCATTAGGAACAGGATATATAAATACTCTTGAGAAAGCATTTTTACAACATGGAGGAAAAATATATACAAATACTAAAGTTACAGGAATTATAAATAAAAATGGAAGAGTAACTGGAGTAACTGCTGTGGGAGCGGATGGAAAAGAAGTAGAATTTGTTGGAAAAAAAGGAATAATTCTGGCAAGTGGTGGATATGCTGCTAACAGTGAAATGGTTCGTGAATTCCTATCTGATGGTGTTTATACAAAAGATAAACTTCCTGCTGGAATAGAAAATACAAATCATCCAGGAGCAACTGGAGAGGTTATTAAAATGGCTTTGGATGCTGGGGCTGATGTTATAGATATGAAGCATATTCAATTGCTTCCAATGCCAGCTGACAGATTTGGACCTACTATCAATGTAGAAAATGTTATCTTTGTAAATAAAGATGGAAATCGTTATGTAAGAGAAGATGGAAGAAGAGATGAAATAAGTTTGGCTACATTTGCTCAAAAAGATGGCCAATATTATATGATAAACGATTCTAAAATAATACCTTCAGATAGAAAAACTACTTCTGCTGAGGATTTAGATGAGCTTATTAGAAAAAATACAGTGGTTGAAGCTGCAACACTTGAAGAATTAGCTAAAAAAATAAATGTTCCAGCAGATGCACTAATTGCAACTGTAAAAAAATTTAATGAATCTGTTGATAAAAAATCAGATGAATTTGGAAGAGATATATGGGAAAATAAAATAGATAAAGGACCTTTCTATGCAACATTACGTTTCCCTGCATTACATCATACTATGGGTGGAGTAAAAATAAATGAAAATGCAGAGGTAATAGGAAAAGATGGAAAAGTTGTTCCAGGATTGTTTGCAGCTGGAGAAGTTACTGGTGGAATACATGGTGCTAATAGACTTGGTGGAAATGCCATAGCTGACATTATTGTTTTTGGTAGAATTGCTGGTAAAAATGCTGCTAATGCAAAATAA
- the purC gene encoding phosphoribosylaminoimidazole-succinocarboxamide synthase codes for MEKVYQGKTKDVYKLENGNFLLEFKDDCTGKDGVFDPGENSVGLKIEGIGKANLKMSVHFFEILNKAGVKTHYISADVEKGTMEVVPARPFGKGLEVICRFKAVGSFYRRYNEYVTEGGDLPAYVETTFKNDALGDPLVTKDGLVVLNVMTPEQYDSMKERTQLISTIVRDTLAEKGLDLYDIKFEFGIDKDGEVILIDEIASGNMRVYKAGKIVDPMDLTEMVFA; via the coding sequence ATGGAAAAAGTTTATCAAGGAAAGACTAAAGATGTCTACAAATTAGAAAATGGAAATTTCTTGCTTGAATTCAAAGATGACTGTACAGGAAAAGATGGAGTATTTGATCCAGGGGAAAACTCAGTAGGATTAAAAATAGAAGGAATAGGAAAAGCTAACTTGAAGATGTCTGTTCATTTTTTTGAAATATTAAATAAGGCAGGAGTAAAAACTCATTATATATCTGCTGATGTAGAAAAAGGAACTATGGAGGTAGTACCAGCAAGACCTTTTGGAAAAGGACTTGAAGTAATATGCCGTTTTAAAGCTGTAGGAAGTTTCTATCGTCGTTATAATGAATATGTAACAGAAGGTGGAGATTTACCTGCTTATGTAGAAACTACATTTAAAAATGATGCTTTAGGAGATCCTCTTGTAACTAAAGATGGATTAGTAGTTCTTAATGTAATGACTCCTGAGCAGTATGATTCAATGAAAGAAAGAACACAATTGATTTCTACAATAGTAAGAGATACTTTAGCTGAAAAAGGACTTGATCTTTATGATATTAAATTTGAGTTTGGAATAGATAAAGATGGAGAAGTTATACTTATAGATGAAATAGCTTCTGGAAATATGCGTGTATATAAAGCAGGGAAAATAGTTGATCCTATGGATTTAACAGAAATGGTATTTGCATAA